A single region of the Onychomys torridus chromosome 11, mOncTor1.1, whole genome shotgun sequence genome encodes:
- the Parp1 gene encoding LOW QUALITY PROTEIN: poly [ADP-ribose] polymerase 1 (The sequence of the model RefSeq protein was modified relative to this genomic sequence to represent the inferred CDS: deleted 1 base in 1 codon) codes for MAALRSKEEHTEAEYGPSQVIRGNGRLEPPSPMFDGKVPHWYHFSCFWKVGHSIRQPDVEVDGFSELRWDDQQKVKKTAEAGGVAGKGQDGSGGKAEKTLGDFAAEYAKSNRSTCKGCMEKIEKGQVRLSKKMLDPEKPQLGMIDRWYHPTCFVKNREELGFRPEYSASQLKGFGLLSSEDKEALKKQLPGVKSEGKRKGDEVDGADEVAKKKSKKGKDKDSKLEKALKAQNDLIWNIKDELKKACSTNDLKELLIFNQQQVPSGESAILDRVADGMAFGALLPCKECSGQLVFKSDAYYCTGDVTAWTKCMVKTQTPSRKEWVTPKEFREISYLKKLKVKKQDRIFPPETSAPAPLAPPLSVTSAPPAVSSSAPADKPLSNMKILTLGKLSQNKDEAKATIEKLGGKLTGSANKASLCISTKKEVEKMSKKMEEVKAANVRVVCEDFLQDVSASTKSLPELLSAHSLSSWGAEVKAEPAEAAAPKGKSAAPSKKSKGLVKEEGINKSEKRMKLTLKGGAAVDPDSGLEHSAHVLEKGGKVFSATLGLVDIVKGTNSYYKLQLLEDDKESRYWIFRSWGRVGTVIGSNKLEQMPSKEDAVEHFLKLYEEKTGNAWHSTNFTKYPKKFYPLEIDYGQDEEAVKKLTVKPGTKSKLPKPVQELVGMIFDVESMKKALVEYEIDLQKMPLGKLSRRQIQAAYSILSEVQQAVSQGSSDSQILDLSNRFYTLIPHDFGMKKPPLLNNADSVQAKVEMLDNLLDIEVAYSLLRGGSDDSSRDPIDVNYEKLKTDIKVVDRDSEEAEVIRKYVKNTHATTHNAYDLEVIDIFKIEREGEGQRYKPFKQLHNRRLLWHGSRTTNFAGILSQGLRIAPPEAPVTGYMFGKGIYFADMVSKSANYCHTSQGDPIGLILLGEVALGNMYELKHASHISKLPKGKHSVKGLGKTTPDPSASITLEGVEVPLGTGIPSGVNDTCLLYNEYIVYDIAQVNLKYLLKLKFNFKTSLW; via the exons TCGCCCATGTTCGACGGAAAGGTCCCACACTGGTACCACTTCTCCTGCTTCTGGAAGGTGGGCCACTCCATCCGGCAGCCTGACGTTGAGGTGGACGGGTTCTCTGAGCTGCGATGGGATGACCAGCAGAAGGTCAAGAAGACAGCAGAGGCTGGGGGCGTGGCAG GCAAAGGCCAGGATGGAAGCGGCGGCAAGGCGGAGAAGACACTGGGTGACTTTGCAGCCGAGTATGCCAAGTCCAACAGGAGCACATGCAAGGGCTGTATGGAGAAGATAGAGAAG GGCCAGGTACGCCTGTCCAAGAAGATGCTGGACCCAGAGAAGCCGCAGCTGGGTATGATCGACCGCTGGTACCATCCAACTTGCTTTGTCAAGAACCGAGAGGAGCTGGGCTTCCGGCCTGAGTATAGCGCCAGCCAACTCAAGGGCTTTGGCCTGCTCTCTTCAGAGGACAAAGAAGCCCTGAAGAAGCAGCTCCCCGGGGTCAAGAGCGAAGG aaagagaaaaggtgaCGAGGTGGATGGAGCAGATGAGGTGGCCAAAAAGAAATCTAAGAAAGGAAAGGACAAGGACAGTAAGCTGGAAAAGGCCCTCAAG GCCCAGAACGACCTGATCTGGAACATCAAAGATGAACTGAAGAAAGCATGTTCCACCAACGACCTGAAGGAGTTGCTTATCTTCAACCAGCAGCAAGTACCATCTGGAGAGTCCGCG ATCTTGGACCGTGTTGCTGATGGCATGGCGTTTGGGGCCCTCCTCCCCTGCAAAGAGTGTTCAGGCCAACTGGTCTTTAAGAGTGACGCTTACTACTGTACTGGGGATGTCACTGCCTGGACCAAGTGCATGGTCAAGACTCAGACTCCCAGCCGAAAGGAATGGGTCACTCCAAAG GAATTCCGAGAAATATCCTACCTCAAGAAATTAAAGGTCAAAAAACAGGACCGGATATTCCCTCCAGAGACCAGTGCCCCAGCACCACTGGCACCTCCACTCTCCGTCACCTCAGCACCCCCAGCTGTGAGCTCCTCTGCCCCAGCAG ATAAGCCGCTGTCTAACATGAAGATCCTGACTCTGGGGAAACTCTCCCAGAACAAAGACGAAGCAAAGGCCACGATTGAGAAGCTCGGGGGCAAGTTGACGGGATCGGCCAACAAGGCCTCCTTGTGTATCAGCACTAAAA AGGAGGTGGAAAAGATGagtaagaaaatggaagaagtgAAAGCTGCCAACGTCCGAGTCGTGTGTGAGGACTTCCTCCAGGACGTGTCTGCCTCCACTAAGAGCCTCCCGGAGCTGCTCTCCGCCCACAGCTTGTCCTCTTGGGGAGCTGAGGTGAAGGCAGAGCCTGCTGAAGCAGCGGCCCCCAAGGGGAAGTCAGCTGCACCCTCCAAGAAGAGCAAGGGCCTCGTCAAGGAGGAAG GCATCAACAAGTCTGAAAAAAGGATGAAATTAACTCTGAAGGGAGGAGCAGCTGTTGATCCTGACTCTG GTCTGGAACACTCTGCACACGTCCTGGAGAAAGGCGGGAAGGTGTTCAGTGCCACGCTTGGTCTGGTGGACATTGTGAAAGGCACCAACTCCTATTACAAGCTGCAACTTCTGGAGGATGACAAGGAGAGCAG GTACTGGATCTTCCGGTCCTGGGGCCGAGTAGGCACAGTCATCGGCAGCAACAAACTTGAGCAGATGCCATCTAAAGAGGATGCTGTTGAGCACTTCCTGAAATTGTATGAAGAGAAGACTGGAAATGCCTGGCACTCCACAAACTTCACAAAGTATCCCAAGAAGTTCTACCCTTTGGAGATTGACTACGGCCAG GACGAGGAGGCGGTGAAGAAGCTGACAGTGAAGCCTGGCACTAAGTCGAAGCTCCCAAAGCCAGTGCAGGAGCTTGTAGGGATGATCTTCGACGTGGAGAGCATGAAGAAAGCCTTGGTGGAGTACGAG ATTGACCTTCAGAAGATGCCCTTGGGGAAGCTGAGCAGAAGGCAGATCCAGGCTGCCTACTCCATCCTTAGTGAGGTCCAGCAG GCAGTGTCCCAAGGCAGCAGTGACTCCCAGATCCTGGATCTCTCGAATCGCTTCTACACCCTGATCCCCCATGACTTCGGAATGAAGAAGCCCCCACTCCTGAACAACGCAGACAGTGTGCAG GCCAAGGTGGAGATGCTGGACAACCTCCTGGACATCGAGGTGGCCTATAGTCTTCTCAGG GGGGGGTCTGATGACAGCAGTAGGGACCCCATCGATGTCAACTATGAGAAGCTCAAGACCGACATCAAG GTGGTTGACAGAGATTCTGAGGAAGCTGAGGTCATCAGGAAGTACGTTAAGAACACTCATGCGACCACACACAATGCCTATGACCTGGAAGTGATAGAT ATCTTTAAGATAGAGCGTGAGGGAGAGGGCCAGCGCTACAAGCCCTTCAAGCAGCTTCACAATCGGAGGTTGCTATGGCATGGGTCCAGGACCACCAACTTTGCTGGCATCTTGTCACAGGGTCTGCGGATAGCCCCGCCTGAAGCACCTGTG ACAGGCTACATGTTTGGAAAAGGGATCTACTTTGCCGATATGGTATCCAAAAGTGCGAACTACTGCCACACATCTCAGGGAGACCCGATTGGCTTGATCCTGTTGGGAGAAGTTGCCCTTGGAAACAT GTATGAACTCAAGCATGCCTCACATATCAGCAAGTTACCCAAGGGCAAGCACAGTGTCAAAG GTTTGGGCAAGACCACCCCTGACCCTTCGGCCAGCATCACCCTGGAGGGTGTAGAGGTTCCCCTGGGCACAGGGATCCCATCAGGTGTTAATGACACATGCCTACTGTATAACGA GTACATTGTCTACGACATTGCTCAGGTGAATCTGAAATACCTGCTGAAACTGAAGTTCAATTTTAAGACGTCCCTGTGGTAA